CCACTATAAGATTGTTGCtccgttttttgttgttgttgtggtggtcGAAGTGTTTGGTGTTGCGGCAAGAGTAGTGAATTGCCGCTGGGCGCTGGATTAAAGAAACTTTCGGCGTTGTTGTCCTTCGAGCGAATGCCGTTGCTGTTTAAGCTGGGGCTATTGGAATTGCTAAGTGTGTTGGTGTTGGAGTTGGTGTTGCTATTGCGTTCATAGTGATAACCGAAACTGGACGCGGCGTTAGCGGTGACAGCGGGTAGCGCACAGCTATACACGAAAAGGACGCGCATTTTACACGGTTTTTTTTGATTtagattaaaattgtttttcctttttttttggcaaaaacaCGTAGCGACTAACGCAGCTCGAGGGAAACTGTAATTGTGtctaaactattttaaaaactgtTGATAGTCTTAGACTGACAGCAACAATTTATAGACAGCCTAATGTCGGATGAAAATTAGATGTTGAATCTTGGGAAAATTTTATGTGTTGTATGCAACAGTAAtggtgaaaataaatatttatatataagcgAGTTGATCATATTATGTCGATATGCAAATACAAACGCATATCTGGCTGCGCCTGAGAAACTCCGAAATCTTTATGGGTTAATCAAATGTTGATGGTAATAAAAACATCCGCCCTCATGTAGGCTGGTATACACCATACTTATTTATGCAAGCAGATTTGTAACTCAACTAAATACTTTACTGCCAATTAAATTAGTTCAATGTCAATGCGTGGGCGCTTTTTTCCTCTCGTGCTCATTTGCTAATTGCGAATTATGCCCAACTTCCCTCTCCTTCCTATAACTGTGTGGTTATAACCTCTAATTCTCCGTTTTCTCAGagacatttttttgaattaattataaCTAATTAGTAGTAGTAGCTAATTAGTAGCGTAATACCATTTGTTGTTGGCGTATTCGTATTTTCACCATAAGATTCATTTACACGCTTGTTGCCCGCAAAGCTGTGTTTTATGTGGCAACACAATTACTATTGCACATAACTGTAACTGCCCAACTTGCGCAAtaattatgttagtgaatattttTCATCTAAATCTGCAAATCACCCCATATGGAGTAGCACGTGGGCGAGATATTTAACCGGGATCTCACGTAAAACCGCTTTTGAATGACTAGTTACTTTATCAGGAACGTAAGATTTCGACATAATTATACCCATAACAGggtttagtttttgagatatcgatctgaaattttgcacacgtcccttTCAACCCAAAAAGTTGCTTATTTGACGAAACCGCCAATATTggactactatagtatataactccaatacaaactgattgaaCAAACTTaccaaatataatttgaaattcgttgtatggaaaactttttatttgacaatacttgtatatttttacgAAACTTACTCTGAATCATTATTCAAGGCAGTGTCACTATCTTTCAgttcgaaccactatagcatatagctgccattaaaactgttAAATCTAAATcgatataaagatatttttatacccttttatgataTAAGAAATTATTCTGTGAAAAGTATTATAGCTTTCGTGAGATCgaagttaattttattatttcctttttgCCAAAAAACGTTAAATATTGTTCGGAATAGAGATTTTTATTAACTGTAAGCAAATATCATCGCTCAAGCATTTTACTCACTCAATTAGATCCAGGAGAAGTTACTGTTCCCGAAACCCATATATCCGCTCTTTTTGAAGGTGAAACGTGAATTAATTTTTGGTATAACTGTTTAGCGTCAAAATATACCtgccgatatacatatgtatgatccGATACCTTTTCGACAATGGAAGACTTCTTAAATCGTACCCGAATAATCTCCCGATTTTTTATGTCAGCAATCCaattaaaaccttaaaattccgCCTTCTCTAAGCAAAaagattcaaaaattaatttattggttCGTTCACTAAGCAATTTCTTTTGATGGCAACAGCGGATCTTATTGAACTTTTTCGCAGCCAACTCAGATGATGATGCACTTAGTTTTTGTTTGGTGCCCTATCGAAGATGGAAAATTGGCAACACAATTACagcatattttagtttttactatCAAAAGGATAAAAATGCAGTTTAAGGTAGTCGAAAATTATGTGATGTGTACGGAGAAGATGTGTTGACCGAACGccaatgctaaaattattttgcaaaattccgTTCCGTCAATTTCGATATTGAGTATGCACCACGTCCTGGAAAGCCTGTTGAAGCCGATGTGGATAAAATAAAGTCGTTGGTCGATGTAAATCGTCGAATAGCAATTTCGAGAGATTACTGAAAGATTAAATTTGTCTAACGCAAGCCTTCAcgttacacaataaaaaaaattgtgtttaaattGTACTAAAAAACACGAAATTACTTAGTGTACGACCGAATATAAAGAATTTTGGCCCGAAGTTGCCTTGTTCATTGAGACTTTGCCTAAGACTTTTATCACTCATTCACTACATTTAAAACTATGTATTCAAGGTGATAGAGATAACGGCATTTCAGCAGCCTCGAAGTACGTTGTTTTATCTAAACTAAATAACAGTCATTACATTTCTGGTTTTAGTTCTGTGCTGTGCATCTATTTCCTTCTTCTGTGGTGCATATATCCttttcagattttatttataataactgCTTGACCACAAGTTCATGTTACTACATTTCTTTTCCGACGCCGAtttattttcatcaaaaaattAAGTTGATGTCATTCCACAAAACTTTAGATTTACTTTGTGCACAATTCGAAACTATCGATGAAGATTCTTAACTTCTATAATTTGTTTTCATCTTTTCGAACACTTCAATATAAGGTTTAGTTAAATTCATATGCAATCCCAAAAGCGGCAAAATATGTTAAGTTTTACACAGATTATCTATTTTTCTTTGCAACATTCCCAGCGAATTATTGAATTGTCGCCTTACTGCTCTAAAACTACTTGAATTCGTGAAAGCATTCAGACTCAATAAAAAAAGAGAACTTCGGAAAAGACAATAAAACCTTAACCTTGGTTATGCGATAATAACTAATAAATACAACGAAGAAAATGAAGAAGAAAAACCGTCTAGACAACAGTAGTTAGCGGTGATCAAATtcatatttatgattttaagaATCGGAAatgattttttcaaaactaattgATGTTATACGCTCGTAAATTAACAAACTAACTTTACGAATTTGCAATGCAAATGAAaaggtataaatatttagtaGCGAAGCTAACTCCATGAATTATATCATTGAAAGCgcgaaaaaatatacaaaatatgtatatgaatagagAACGAAGAACAAAGAGAATTagcgtaaacaaatattttaagaatttcgctaaaaaaattgtcataGTGGTGTTTTGAAGTGCTATAACTATGCAAACATTTAATACATCAAACTGTAATTTGCTACATGGAATCGCAGTGGAGAGAGTCACCAGTGGGCCGCAAATTGTTAAAAAGTTGTTGTGTACGCGGCCTCAGATAAGTTGTATATcgcaaaccgctaaagctatataaACCATACGAGTACTTGTTGAGGACGATTCCTTTCGATACCTCCTCAGACActgtgaaaataggtaaaaactGATAACCACACTCCCGCTCCTCATATAACAATTATGTTGAtgttatgatttttaaaattgatCGTATATTATTCAAAGGGCTCCTTGGAAGCCGatttaaaaattgaacaatgagCGGGGGaccgcccatttttaggtgaattCCTATACCTTAAAAACGACTTGACCAACTTTAACTAAAcgcggtacataacattctccTAACATCCTtgtgttacagtgcgaaaatgggcgatttTCAACTGAACcatgcctactttccatatacgctattttaaattccacctgattctATCACTTAACAGTATACAAAtcttacaacaataaaaataacaggaTAAAATAGTGTCTATATGCCATATGCCATTTTACgtctaaaaattgttgaaatcggaccataaatTCCCAAATCCTCCGATATCGAATATGTGTACTCCAGTGCCTATGGGtgaatttttatcgaaaatatcggtcactGTGAGCttccatatatctaatatacgAAATCGTGGAGCAAAAAATGGACAAAATCAGACAAATTTCGGGGTGTCTTTGTACTGTGTaaatcggtcaatatataagattaagatatcttaaaatctgcaaaattaaatgaacgtgtaatatttgatattttatgccaaaaatgtgtgaaatcggtctagATTACCCCAGCTCCCATACACTAACGaccttttttttttagaagcgTGGTTTTCGATTAAGCAATATTTTCTacggagttggtctttttgacgacttttacttgatttatactcaatttatattgccatttcataataaaGAGACTTACTCCGgaatataacattaaattatatgagttttatttcttcttgaaaatcacatgtctaaaaaaaaacactctttACATATAATGTTTTTCGTTCTGTTGTTgtttatgccaaatatgtcgATCAGTGAGTGAGTTGTCTTCACAAAATTAcgtggaaatatatttttgagtataCCAGACTAATGGCAAACGTTAATACAAgtaaaataatgtggtttagcgctgaatatgaatgaaaatggCCTGTACTCTTACTTACTCTTAACATTACACTCCTAATATAACTCTtcagattattatatatattagcgctttcttacttgttttttattaatcttattttatttattgtaaagttTAAGTTAAGTTCAAAAATTTCCTGGATCCGCTCAgtagaaaaaacttaataatttattttaaatttaaatttattaaatcgcataattttcgtaaataaaaaacaataaaaagtaatatgtttAACAACAAgtaataattaacaattaatCAACGAGTTTTCGGCTTGATGCCATGTGTTACGCAATGCAACgttaacaaataacaacaaaacatttCTAACAATTCAAGCTGCATTTGAAGCGTTGTCTTACAGACGCAAAGCAGCGGGCAGGTACTGGCTGAGTGGTGAGGATGCGCTGCCGAGCTCCTCTGGAGGGGGAGCAATGGCTCTGTAGTTATAGCTGCCGTCAGGAGCAATACCGTCCAAAGAGCCGATAACGGAAGCGACCGGAGCGGTACCTTCATCAGAGAATTCCTTAGTGCCACCCAATTGGTCGTATTGGTCTGTGAAGGGAATAGTTTTATTGtgattatttacaattttttaaatgtatgttCTTGTGCACTAAATATTTTCACACTCACCTTGGATTTCTTTTTGTGCCGCCTGAGCTTCCTCAGGAGTCTTGTATTTGATGAAGAATACTTCCGGTTTGCTGGGCACTGTTGGCGCTGGTGTGGCAAAGTCATTGGCTGTGAGTTCGTTACCCTTCTTGCTGAGCACATAAATGACAGTCTTCTCCTCTTGTGGTGCAAATTCAGCTGACAATTTCAGGTTGTCGTTATCAGAGTTTGGTGCCTTAATGAAGACGACACGATAGTTCTTCTGTGGACGTCCGATAACCAGATGTTTTGGTTTGCTAGCACCTTCAGTGTCTTCCGGCGCCGAGATTAAGTAGAATTGCTTGTGTACGCTGGGTGGTTGTGTTGTTGTGGCAGGTGGCAAATACTTCTCACCACCATGTGCTGAAGGCACGAAACTGCTGGCGGCTGGCTGGGCGCCATAACCATAACCGAATTGTGGCGCAGCACTGACGGCAGCAATTGTCGCCAAAAAAGCGACTAATACAAAAGAACGCATCGCGAATTGGTTTGTTTAGAATAAGTCTCTTCTCGAAAGTATTTGCAAATTGATTGCGtttgatattttttgattttcaccCAAAATCACACACTACACTTCACTGCACTGATTGTGTTGATCCTCTAAGAGGTTTACGGTTGCACTGCTTGACCTGTCTGCCTTGCAATACCGTTTTATATGCGAATTGTTACGCTTTTCGCACTACAAAATTTGCGAAATCAATGCAAATTTGCTCTTCGAACTGGGCGATCAAAGACGGCGACGCTAATGTCGATCGCCGCCGCGCGCAGTTCGGTTTACCAATAGATATTAGCGCAAAAGCATCTGCAATAATAATCTCAAAAGCGTTTAAATGtctagctacaacaacaatatgcgcTGATCGTAATCGCATCCGTCATTAAAGCGCTGCTGACCTGCTGCACCCTCGGTATATGTCAAGCGCAGCGCCTTTTTTAGTCTGCAATTCTATTAACGCGAGCTCGATCTTTATTTTTGCACTCTTTTTCATCTAAGTTTACTTAAATTAATTGCTCACTTTATTTCCGCGACAACTTAGATTatttcatatacacatatgtacgtaactCAGAGACTAACCGAATTTTCTTGCATACTTTCGAGCGTAATTGTCGTTTTGATTTTCATTTGTTTCCTCAAGGCTAATCATTCCTAAACAGCTAAATTGCTACCTGTATTGAACGTCTTCAGACTTTTATGATGCACTTTAGTCTTCTGCCCATTGTGTTGTCGCCTTCCTTATGTCTGTCTTTTTGTTGTCAAACAATGTTTAATTCCTCATCGAAAACTTTGATCGTCGTTAAATACGAATCGGTTATAAAATTTGAGTGTTCTTGATGTCGAAATGATcgcaaaattgaatttaaatgtgttCGCTCATAAAATTAATGACGAACTGCTTTGCGATGCTTCATAGTCAAAACAGAATCGATCATAAAATAGATGCTTATAATTCTTATTTAAAGTTAGTGTAAAATCAGCGGTCATTAACACTCGGAAAAAGTAGTtactttataatgaaatactttCTTATTTAGTCAGTTCTGTATAGTGTTTCCGATCTACTTTCGCATTTGATGAAATTTGTGAAGATTTTTCGACTTGGTTGGTTGCTTGGTTGGATTTGATAAAAAATCTGATTTTTTCCCATGCGCCCAATTTCTATTAAATTAGGGCATTTTGAGCCGTAGAATATATCACGTCTCATCCGGCTGAAGGTAGGACATTCGCATAGAAAATGTCCCAGCGTCTCATAATTCTGCGCGCAAGCTCTGCATTCCACCGAATCCACTTTTTTTCTGAAGTTGGGATGTTAAGGGTAGGTGCTCTGCGATAGCCCCTACAATGTTACTAAGTTTTATTTTGCCTAGCAGTAGGAACTTTTTAGTCTATTCATCATACCCACACACTACTCCAAAGTAACTTTGAGGTATGTTCTGTGTTGCTTGGGTTCCAAACCTGAGGTGTTCTTCTAGGGTCAATTGCTTCAAACAATCCTTGAAggagatcaaaaaaaaaaacgtaaatctagtaaattttttttatcgaaacaGTTTGCGCCTGCAGTTTATATTGACCAGTCCATTATATGATTAGatggtatatattttgtattaaacattttagaaatttaggacgttgattttgatttattttaatattttttattttatattcttttatatttttttatttagcaaaaaGCTAAAGAATTTTTGCCAGTGTTGTTACGTGCTAAAATTATTGATATTCATGATATTGACCTTTAGTCTTACTTTAGCGTTGGGTATTTCCAACAGCAGCGCTGAATTCGAAACTAGGCTATAAATAAGCAatacaaatatcaaattttgttgGTCTTCAGCCGAAGGAATTCAACAAAGATATTAACTGTATAAAGTTCTGAATTCACAGAATCGCATACATAAAAGGCAATACAAAGCTAATTAGGAAATCTGCAaaagaaatatgcaaatatttcttGGATTTTCCCAAGCCTAACACCATTTTAGTTCCAAACACAATTCGTATGAGTCtcgatataaatttatttaaaataaacaacaaaatttaacaaatgaaaataacaacacatataaaacaaagaatgcgcgcatataacaaatatgcttgtCACAGATTCCGCTTAACAATTAATCAACATTGCTAACTAAATACGTAATAAATCGTAAATTTTCATATCAAATTCCAACTAAACCTTCAAAAAAGATGGCAAATATTGAGAGCTGGGCTGCTGGGGCTCCGCCAAATTGGCGCTACCACCGTTCACTTGACGATAGTTATAGCTGCCATCAGGGTTAAAGCTGTCCAAAGCGCCAACGACCGAGGTGATGGGAGCGGTGTCTTCTCCGAATTGGTTGTTGCCGCCCAATTGATCGTATTGGTCTggaagagagagagagcaaAAGAAGTTTAGTTCAAAATAAGCACTTTTTTGTGACTTATATTACTGTGTACGAGTTTACATATATATCGGCACATATTGTGCCTTTAAGCGCTATCCCACAAAATTTGCTACTTGCGCCCATTTAAATTCTCAACACTTACCTTGAATTTCCTTCTGCGCCTGTTGTGCCTCCTCGGGTGTCTTGTATTTGATGAAGAAGACCTCTGGCTTGCTGGGCACAGTTGGTGCTGGTGTAGCAATATTGGCGGCATCGATATCTTCACCCTTCTTGTGCAACACATAGATAACGGTTTTCTCTTCTTGTGGCGCGAATTCGGCAGAATATTTAACATTATCGGGTGTGGGTGCCTTAATGAAGATCACTCGGTAATTCTTTTGTGGTTTGCCCAAAACTAAATGTTTCGATTTGGTGGCATTATCTTCCGGTGCCGAGATGGTGTAGAATTGTTTGTTTATAAGTGGTGCCTGTTGCTCGGACTCGGGTGGTAGGTATTTGTCACCACCACGTCCGCCGCCATGACTTAGGGAGTTACCATTGCCAATGGCACCACCGCCAATGCTGGGGGCGACGCCACCGCTACCGCTGGGCACTCCATTGCTGTTGCGTGCGGATAATCCACTGGAAATGCCTGCGGGTTCGTATCCATATTGCGGCGCGGCTGTGGCGCTTATGGCGAAGAGTGCGAGTGCTACGATCAGGAGACGCATTTTtgcaaagaattttatttaataaattttttttttatataaaagttttcaatatttcacaAAACACTTGGTTATCACCGTTCACGtttcaattttttcaatattcgatgtttatattttaaatatttttcaatttgttcGTTCGATTTGCCGCGTCACACCGCGTTGATGCTTTAG
The sequence above is drawn from the Bactrocera oleae isolate idBacOlea1 chromosome 5, idBacOlea1, whole genome shotgun sequence genome and encodes:
- the LOC106621964 gene encoding uncharacterized protein; its protein translation is MRSFVLVAFLATIAAVSAAPQFGYGYGAQPAASSFVPSAHGGEKYLPPATTTQPPSVHKQFYLISAPEDTEGASKPKHLVIGRPQKNYRVVFIKAPNSDNDNLKLSAEFAPQEEKTVIYVLSKKGNELTANDFATPAPTVPSKPEVFFIKYKTPEEAQAAQKEIQDQYDQLGGTKEFSDEGTAPVASVIGSLDGIAPDGSYNYRAIAPPPEELGSASSPLSQYLPAALRL
- the LOC106621970 gene encoding uncharacterized protein, producing MRLLIVALALFAISATAAPQYGYEPAGISSGLSARNSNGVPSGSGGVAPSIGGGAIGNGNSLSHGGGRGGDKYLPPESEQQAPLINKQFYTISAPEDNATKSKHLVLGKPQKNYRVIFIKAPTPDNVKYSAEFAPQEEKTVIYVLHKKGEDIDAANIATPAPTVPSKPEVFFIKYKTPEEAQQAQKEIQDQYDQLGGNNQFGEDTAPITSVVGALDSFNPDGSYNYRQVNGGSANLAEPQQPSSQYLPSFLKV